DNA from Rhinoderma darwinii isolate aRhiDar2 chromosome 6, aRhiDar2.hap1, whole genome shotgun sequence:
tcacccctaattttttaggataggtcagagtgttaagggctacatgtgtaataaatataagggatattcaacggttagttttggagatattaattttgtaataaaaataaattaataagggaattccaccatgtttattgggcaaaagaggggtacccttttagaaaagacgacagagtcaggtgtcatattgttcggctctgcaaggtgaacgaatggacgcctagctcgcgtccATCGGACCCACGAAAATCcgtgtcatatctatttttagatggatttctgaaaaaacacagattaattggtaaacgcacttatcttatattcatcagtgccttctaccaaaaactcggtcatttcaaaaatccacatccaaacagctactgcatgcatgcctatcacccctaattttttaggataggtcagagtgttaagggctacatgtgtaataaatataagggatattcaacggttagttttggagatattaattttgtaataaaaataaattaataagggaattccaccatgtttattgggcaaaagaggggtacccttttagaaaagacaagagagtcaggtgtcatattgttcggctctgcaaggtgaacgaatggacgcctagctcgcgtccATCGGACACACGGTTCTGTTTCAAATCAGTGTCATGATcccgccattatactgtatggtgcagctatggggggcattacagtgtatggtgcagctatgggggtattaaatGGTATTAAATGGTATTAAatggtatgggacagctatggggggcattatactgtatggtgcaactgtgggagcattacactgtatggtgcagctatgggggcaccatattaaaatgtatggtgcagctatgggggaccaTAGCTGCACTAAaaccatgtcagaagtttgataaACGTTTAGGTACACTGTAAGAATAGGccgaaaacaactttacatataaTACAACATAACAACTTTATTAATACAGAACACAAaaataaagtgtagctaaatgtttgacaaacttctgacatgtcacagtgacatgtcagaagtttggattggtggggtccgagcactgagatccccaccaatcgctaaaacaaaacagctgaagcactcgtgtgaacgctcagcagctttgttctagcgattggtgggggtctcagtgttcagacccccaccaatccaaacttctgacatgtcactttgacatgtcagaagtttgccaaacatttagctacactttaaagttaaGCATAGGCATAAACCATATTTACATATTATACAATATAACAACATTATTATTACAAtaattattgtaataaaaataaattaataaggaaattccaccatgtttattgggcaaaagaggggtacccttttagaaaagacgacagagtcaggtgtcatattgttcggctctgcaaggtgaacgaatggacgcctagctcaCGTCCATCGGACACACGGTTCTGTTTCAAATCCGTGTCATGATCCggccattatacagtatggtgcagctatggggggcattatactgtatggtgcaactgtgggagcattacactgtatggtgcagctatgggggcaccataTTAAAATGTACATACTCTAATGTATTTTAACACTATGCCACATACCTATCTAGTTTCTATAAAAACAGTAGCAAAAAACGTGTTGTAAAGGACAGCTTAGAAAcgataataaatattacatttaatagGTGTATATGAAATAGATATAgtgtatatgaaatagaaatgaTAGTAAATATCAAatttaataaatgtaaatgtcCTATTGTATTCAAACAATTGTATTATCAGGTTTTCAGCATGAGTCTGTAGTTTTATCTCTGTTATTCTCCTCAGCCACTAAAAAGGCAGATAAGCTTTTGTGCATCATTCAAACTCTCCTATCACAGGctctgtttgttgtttgtgtaagAGGATCTTCTTACAAAGCATCAACCTCACACTATAAAACAGTTTAAAACACTGAGGCATTTTCAGTCAGTTTGGAAGTTTTCTTGAAAGCTATTGACTGATCTCCTTCTTGGATTgcattatttttttgctattcaCCTTATTCACTTGAGACATTGTACCTGGATACCTACATCATCTGCCTTTTGGATACTGCTTCTAAaagatttattgtttttttgactCAAATATACATCTTTAGGACAACAAGTTCTAGTTACAGGAATGGAGTCTGCAGCCAAATTGTAAGTAAATATGTTTATTAACGTATATTTATGTTCATCATTAATGTTCAGTTCAGGCAAATTGTATAGTGAAATCATGGTGAGCCATGGGCTAGGGAAGAGGTGCCATTTTATTTTCAGTAGGCCATATTGTACAAGCCCAGGCATTGTTCAGGTAGTTGAGTTACAAGCATGTAATCTGCAGCAAAAGTACAAGTTCATGTGTTTATTGACCTCTAGGATATACCCTAAAATACATAGCCATTTTTGTATAAAATACATGTTGTAGACTGCCTATAACATAGAGAGGTTACTATGAGAAGCCATGTGGTAGCGTAGAGGCCTCCTGTTTCAGTAGGGCGTGGTATTAAAACCCAGGCATTGTTCAGTTAGCCTGCCTGAAACAAATCAGTATGCATGTAGTGGGACATCTTGTGACTATTTTTGAGATTGCAGTTTGGGTATATTTCAAACTAAGCTATATTACTTAGGACATTTTTAAATCCAAAACCTCATGTCTTTCAACAGGCAAAACAGAACTCCTATGACATGCCCAGTATGTTACCGTACACAGATATTATTCTCTACACATCTGAGGAGAAAGTGTATGAGGTTCAGCAGCGATGAGGAGATAAAAGCCACTGTGGCATTGGCCAGGAAAACCCTGGTGAAAATTGCATCTAAGGGCACTGCAATCAGTTACCAAGAGATCATCTCTCTTGGCTCATTGGAAAACGTTGTCCCCTTCCTCGAGGACAGGGGCTTTTTGATCATTAACAAACCAACTGTGGCCAGGTATGTGTCACCCCTGTCTGCTTATGTCTCATAGCTCTCGAGTGTTTACACTTATACTCACgttgctttttatattttacagcaaTGTACAATATGGAAGACCATCAACCTCTGCATCAACTGCCCTTACTGTGCCACATCACACAGCGGCTGTAGAGGATATTGCAGCCATACCAGTCCCTGATGAGGAAATGGAGGTCACACTGATCCCTGCAGATCCTGAGGAAGAAGTTACAGACACACCATTCCTTGCACAGCCTGAAGACCCGAGGGAAGACCAACACAATGAAGAAGGCAGAAGAGCACATGAAGATGACAGCGCAGAGGAGGAAAGTGATAGAGACTTTCAGCTTCAACTAGAGTCTGAGGAAGAATCCAATCAAGAAAGCGGAACTACAGGAAACTTTGATGACAGGACACAGAGGTCAGTGTACATAGATAATCCTTACGTATTCTCTGTGGCTGTCAAATGTGTCAAATCTGATGTCTTGCACTTTTCTCCAAAATTACAGAATCCTACAGACAAAATGGACGGTGGTCACAAGACAGAAGATGAAGGCTGCTGGACTATACAAGCGACATTCATTGGACGAACCAATACTGAAGGGCTTTGCCTACTATTTGCAGCACACATTGGATGTGCCCAACTACAAGCAGGAGGTTGAAAATTTGGCAAGGTTCCTTTATTACATGAACCCGCAGCGTCCCAATCTGGACTTTGTCAGCAACATTGAGAAGGTTAACTCCTTTTTTACAAAGCTGCGTGACCTGAAGCTTGCAAACCAGACTGTCTTTAATTACCTAAAACATATCAGGAGGTTCATGACGTATCAGCTGAGAGCGACCAATCTCTCTGCAGAAAGACCAAGGCTGTTTAAGTCCTGCAACTTCTTTATGGATGTTACAGAGGACATTCAAAAGAGGCTATCTAAGGGAATTTCAAGAGAAGTTGTCAGCAAACGGTGAGTTATGAACTCAAATGTATCCTTAGACAAAGTATGAAACCTCAAataggtatatatttattttagataTTGCTACTACTCTTTATTACTTGTGTatatacaataaaattatttctcTTTACTTTGTGTTTAGATAcaagtcattgacaaattctatgAAAACACCCCCGGAATGTCAGAGGCTTTTAGTTGTGGCAAAGCCAACCTTCCTGAAATGCCTCAAAGCTGCAAAAGACAGACACATGAAGCGAGACACTCAACTTGAAATTATTTATTATCTTGAGGCCCTGCTTATTTTGAGGCATCTCCAACGGCCAGGTGTTGTCAGACATATGACTGTAAGTAGCTTTCTCCTCCTCTGTTTTTCTGCGTCATTTTGTTTTCCTACCCTGTTATGGTTATGCTGTGGGGTGCTTTTTAGAGAAGTGTCTGGAGGCCTTATGGCTGCAGTTAAATACTTTTAATAGTGTAGGGGAGCCCTGAAGGCCGATAATGGTGTGAAGCCTGCATAAGGTTAATGTTAGCTTATTAAAGTCGGATATTTGTCTGCAAGAACAGAGTGAATAATCTATGTAAAAACCTTACACCTGGCTAGAGATAGAAATTATGCTGAAACAAAAGACTGGCatatgtatagaaaaaaaacaaaacacaagtgGCTTGGCGTAGGGTTGGGCTAACACAATACAGTGGCAAGTACATTGTCCCTCATACTTTTTCCTTTTGACTCATAGGTTTCAGAGTGGAATGAGAGGATCACTCACAGATATTTGGGTTTAGACCTGGTAGTTGTTGGGGTCAAGTTACACAAGACCTCTACACACCAAGTGGCAACCTATGTGCTAACAAAGGAGGAAGAAATGGTAAGTTTCTATAAGGCTCCTACTTACTTTATGGAGTTGTAAAGATGCTTTTCAATAATCTCTTTATTTGTATCCCTCCCCTAGTGGTTTAATGTCTACTTTGAGATAGTAAGACCAATGCTGCTAAAGAACAACATGCCAACAGAAGTCTTTTTCCTCTCTACATCTGGAAAGGAGATTTATAATGTTTCCAATGACATCCTGCGGTACCACACAAAGTAAGATTCTTAAAAGTCACCTGTCTTTATTCAATTCTAAGTGCTGTGTATGtattatgtttttctattttcctTTCTAGATATAAACTACCCAACATCACCAGTCAGCTTGTCAGGAGGATTTGCGAAACTTGGACTCTCCCTAATTTTTCTGACTCTGAAAAGTGTCTTTTTGCCAAATATTTGGCACACACCAACATGACAGCGGAAAGAAACTATCGTGAGAAGACACTGACGGACATATGCCATGGTTATATGCTGGTAATGCAAGCCGGTGGTGAGCAGCCCCAAGCCAGCACTTCAAGGTAATTTATTGTTGgaaataatatatactgtataatattacatGATTTGTTTTAGAAGTTTAATgctttattttttctatgtctacccTATAGACAAGAGAACATTCAGGAAGGAGGCCAGGGAATCCAAAGAGAAGATATCACATCCCACGAAGAAGCCCAGGAACAAGATTACAGTGCCAAAGAGGACTGGAGTGAATCAACTGACCGAGGAGAAAAAGAAAGCTTGGCtgatcatgatgatgatgatgatgatgatgatgattggacttcaaggtagataaaCTCTCAGTTTTATTATAAATGTCCTCAGTTCAGTTGTGTTAGACTTATCAATTGATATActaatgtttggttattttttcaGAGCACAAGTACCATCCTCATTGTTCATCCGAACACGGTCCAGGGCACAGAGGCAGAGAGGGGAAGGGAGCTCCTCTgggtaataataaaatacatttattgaCCTTACTTTGTAAACTAATATGCTTATTAAACTGTATGTCTCACATTTTGTTTTAACATCagtatttattttcttcttttatcaaAGGGCTGACGTGACGTCGAGGGATACATCACTATCTGCAATCAAAAGAGTCCCTGTTGTTCTGCTCAGGCGCATCGATAGTTAATttcctttacatatatatatatatatatatatatatatatatatatatatatattaaaacctCTTTGGGTTCCTCAGTGGTCGTGGGTTCAGAATCATTAACTATGTCTTATAGCAGAGGTCATTGGGGTCCTGTTTTGTCtgattaagaaaaaataaataaagatgagAGTTATATTAATAACATTGTAGAGGATTAATGCATATTATCAGGACCATTAGTAAACTAATTATGAGAAACTAATTATTAATAATCTATGATCTTTTAATTATAGGATTGCTTCAAGACCACCTGCCGGAAGAAGACAAAATAAAGAGGACTTTAGGACATCAGCTCTGGGGAAAAAACCATCCAAGAGTAAAAGACATTTTGGACCAATGGAAGAAGAAATAAGAAGCTTAAAAATTATGGATTATTAATGGACATTAAAATGCACAGGGAACAAAAGCACTTTTATTTGTTGGGTTCTGGGATGTTTGGATGTATTCAAtaaattgatatatattttttttatttaatgagctacgctgtttccgtgactccaatagtagtgaatggcagttacagaagcagcgtagcatgtctcATTCTTAGTTTACTAACGGTCCTAACGATATGCATTAATCTTCTTCAATGTTATTAATGTAACTATAATCTTTCATTATTTTTTCTTAAACAGGCAATGGACCACAATGACCTGCCCCATCTGCTATAAGACAGAGTTGATGCTGGGAACCTGCACAAAAAATGCATGAAGCACAGCAGCGATGAGGATATAAAGGCTACCCTTGCTATTGCTAGGAACAACTTGGCAAATGTAGCATCTAAAGGCCTTGCAATTCACTATCATGATGTTTCTGAGCTGATATGTGCTGGAAAATGCATGGAAAACCTCTTTGGGTTCCTCAGTGGTCGTGGGTTCACAATCATCAACTCTGTCTTATAGTAGAGGTCATTGGGGTCCTGGTTTGcctgtttaataaaaaataaataaagattagaGTTATATTCATAAAATTCTAGAGGATTAATGAATACAATTAGGACCGTTAGTAAAGTAAGAATGAGATACTAATTATTAATAATCTATGATCTTTCAATCATAGGATTGCTTCAAAACCACCGGCCGGAAGAAGACAAAATAAAGAGGACTTTAGGACATCAGCTCTGGGGAAAAAAAGTCCCAGCGCAAAATATATTTTAGACCAATGGAAGAAGAAATAAGAATCTTAAAAACATGGACTTTTAATGGACATTAAAATGCACAGAGAACAATAGCACTTTTATTTGTTGGGTTCTGGGATGTTTGGATGTAttcaataaatgtatatattttttaatcttcATAAAAACTGTGTGTTGCCGCTGAGCGAGATGTTTTGCGAtcatgaaaaacgttatatgttcgtgagttatgtaaacagcgtaactGGCTGAGTTTTTCATTAGAACTAAATTGTAagcgtgtgtaaaaatagccgtcgctcacaaggcttttgtggtccaagcgcgcgtcacAGAACCCTGAATATTTTTAGGCTAGGTGAGAGTGTCCAtggctacatgtctaacaaatattagaTATATGGAACAGTTCGTttttaagatattaatttttttcctaaacataaattgaagccgtgtgcagaaacaggcgtcgctaacgaggaTTTTCCTTGCTACCTGCGCGATGTACCATCACGAGTCTTGGCATatatactcaggagatggtgacgtatacaGCTTCGGCGCTCGTAACTCCACATTAAacggttacggaaaaaaattggtaaacctatccatattaagctctaaatatggaaattccgccatgttaaTGGGGCAAAAGAAAAGTctccttttagaaaagacgaccgagtcaggtgtcgtattgttcggctttgcaaggcgaacaaaTAGAtgcctcggttgattctatcagacccgcggttcgttgctggttgtgaaatgctctgagacagcattgtggaaaatgattatttatacccattttagtaaaAAAGGCCTAAATAGTTTGCCCGCTGCGCGGGCTATATCTGTCCTGCTCGCCTGGGTTTTTATATGGgtggtcagagtgtcaaaggctagatgtgtatgaacaattaggccttttgcactactagtattTATAATATCATTTAGTTATTAAAAATCAAATCGTAAATTACGAACTGtgtgcgttaaacaggagcagctaaagaggcttttggggcctaaaaatACGACgcagaaccctgaatttttttaggctaggtcagagtgtcaagggctacatgtctaacaaatattagttatatgcaacagctagttttcaagatattaatttttttataaaaataaattgaagccgtgtttagaaacaggcgttgCTAACGAGAATTGACCTTGCTAACCGCGTgacgtatcgtcacgagtcttggtgtacatactcaggagatggtgacgtataatagcttcggggctcataactctacattgagcagttacggaaaaaaattggaaaacctatccatattaagctcttaatatggaaattccgccatgtttatggggcaaaagaggagtcccctttcagaaaagacaaccgattcaggtgtcgtattgttcggctttgcaaggcgaacgaatggatgcctcggttgattctatcagacccgcggttcgttgctggttgtgaaatgctctgggacagcattatggaaaattattatttatacccattttagtgaaaaaggcctaaatTTTTGacccgctgcgcgggctacatctgtcctgctggcctaagattttatatggtaggtcagagtgtcaaaggctagatgtgtatgaaaaattaggccttttgcactactattatctataatattgttcatttattagaattaaatagtaaattacgcactctgtgcgttaaacaggagcagctaaagaggcttttggggcccctaaaactgcgacgcagacccttgaaattttttagggtaggtcatagtgtcaactgctacaggtgtgagaagtttgatggctttgaggcggttcgcttttaagatattattttttttattagaactacattgtaaacgtgtgtaaaaatagccgtcgctcacaaggcttttgtggtccaagcgcgcgtcacagaaccctgaatttttttaggctaggtcagagtgtcaagggctacatgtctagcaaatattagttatatgcaacagctagttttcaagatattaatttttttataaaaataaattgaagcagtgtttagaaacaggcgtcgctaacgagaagTGACCTTGCTAACCGCGCGACGTATCATCACGAGTCTTggcgtacatactcaggagatggtgacgtataacagcttcggggctcataactctacattgagcggttacggaaaaaaattggaaaacctatccatattaaactcttaatatggaaattccgccatgtttatggggcaaaagaggagtccccttttagaaaagacgaccgagtcaggtgttgtattgttcggctttgcaaggcgaacgaatggacacctcggttgattctatcagacccgcggtttgttgctggttgtgaaatgctctgggacagcattgtggaaaatgattatttatacccattttagtgaaaaaggcctacatttttggcccgctgcgcgggctacatctgtcctgctggcctgagtttttatagggtaggtcagagtgtcaaaggctagatgtgtatgaaaaattaggccttttgcaccactagtatctataatattgttcatttattcaaattaaatcgtaaattacgcactctgtgcgttaaataggagcagctaaagaggcttttggggcctaaaactgcgacgcagacccttgaaattttttagggtaggtcatagtgtcaactgctacaggtgtaagaagtttgatggctttgaggcggttcgtgtttaagatattattttttttatttaaactacattgtaaacgtgtgtaaaaatagccgtcgctcacaaggcttttgtggtccaagcgcgcgtctcAGTACCCTGATTTTTTTTAGGCtatgtcagagtgtcaagggctacatgtctaataaatattagttatatccaacagctagttttcaagatattaatgtttttataaaaataaattgaagccgtgtttagaaacaggcgtcgctaacgagaaattacctcgctaatggcgcgacgtatcgtcacgagtcttggcatacatactcaggagatggtgacgtataatagctttggggctcataactctacattcagcggttatggaaaaaaattggaaaacctatccatattaagatcctattatggaaattccaccatgtttatggggcaaaagaggagtcccctttcagaaaagacgaccgagtcaggtgtcgtattgttcggctttgcaaggcgaacaaatggacacctcggttgattctatcagacccgcggttcgttgctggttgtgaaatgctctgggacagcattgtggaaaatgattatttatacccattttagtgaaaaaggcctacatttttggcccgctgcgcgggctacatctgtcctgctggcctgagtttttatagggtaggtcagagtgtcaaaggctagatgtgtatgaaaaattaggccttttgcactactagtatctataatattgttcatttattcaaattaaatcgtaaattacgcactctgtgcgttaaacaggagcagctaaagaggcttttggggcctaaaactgcgacgcagacccttgaaattttttagggtaggtcatagtgtcaactgctacaggtgtgagaagtttgatggctttgaggcggttcgcgtttaagatattatttttttaattaaaactacattgtaaacgtgtgtaaaaatagccatcgctcacaaggcttttgtggtccaagcgcacgtctcagaaccctgaattttttgaggctacgtcagagtgtcaagggctacatgtctaataaatattagttatatccaacagctagttttcaagatattaatttttttataaaaataaattgaagccgtgtttagaaacaggcgtcgctaacgagaaattacctcgctaacggcgcgacgtatcgtcacgagtcttggcatacatactcaggagatggtgacgtataatagctttggggctcataactctacattcagcggttatggaaaaaaattggaaaacctatccatattaagctcctattatggaaattccgccatgtttatggggcaaaagaggagtcccctttcagaaaagacgaccgagtcaggtgtcgtattgttcggctttgcaaggcgaacgaatggacgcctcggttgattctatcagacccgcggttcgttgctggttgtgaaatgctctgggacagcattgtggaaaatgattatttatacccattttagtgaaaaaggcctacatttttggcccgctgcgcgggctacatctgtcctgctggcctgggtttttatatggtaggtcagagtgtcaaaggctagatgtgtatgaaaaattaggccttttgcactactagtatctataatattgttcatttattcaaattaaaacgtaaattacgcactctgtgcgttaaacaggagcagctaaagaggcttttggggtcTAAAACTgtgacgcagacccttgaaattttttagggtaggtcacagtgtcaactgctacaggtgtgagaagtttgatggctttgaggcggttcgcgtttaagatattattttttttattaaaactacattgtaaacgtgtgtaaaaataaccgtcgctcacaaggcttttgtggtccaagcgcgcgtctcagaacgctgaatttttttaggctaggtcagagtgtcaagggctacatgtttaacaaatattagttatatgcaacagttagttttcaagatattaatttttttataaaaacaaatttaaGCCGTGTGTAGAAACAGGCGTGGCTAACTAGAATTTTCCTCGCTAACCGCGCGACGTATCATCACGATTCTTGGCGTACATACTCAGAtgatggtgacgtataatagctttGGGGCTCGTAAATCCACATtgagcggttacggaaaaaaattggtaaacctatccatattaagctcttaatatggaaattccgccatgtttatggggcaaaagaggagtcccctttcagaaaagacgaccaagtcaggtgtcgtattgttcggctttgcaaggcgaacgaatggacgccttggTTGATTCTATTAGATttgcggttcgttgctggttgtgaaatgctctgggacagtattgtggaaaatgattatttatacccattttcttgaaaaaggcctacatttttggcccgctgcgcgggctacatctgtcctactAGCCTGAGTTTTTATATAGTAGGTCAGAGTgacaaaggctagatgtgtatgaaaaattaagCCTTTTGCACTAccagtatctataatattgttcatttattagaattaaatcgtaaattacgcactctgtgcataaaacaggagcagctaaagaggcttttggagcCTAAAaatgcgacgcagacccttgaaattttttagggtaggtcagagtgtcaactgctacaggtgtcagaagtttgatggctttgtggTCGTGCACTTTTAAGACATTATTTTTTCAATAGAACTAAATtttaaacgtgtgtaaaaatagccatcGCTCACAatgcttttgtggtccaagcgcgcgtctcagaaccctgaatttttttaggctacgtcagagtgtcaagggctacatgtctaataaatattagttatatccaacagctagttttcaagatattaatttttttataaaaataaattgaagccgtgtttagaaacaggcgtcgctaacgagaaattacctcgctaacggcgcgacgtatcgtcacgagtcttggcatacatactcaggagatggtgacgtataatagctttggggctcataactctacattcagcggttatggaaaaaaattggaaaacctatccatattaagctcctattatggaaattccgccatgtttatggggcaaaagaggagtcccctttcagaaaagacgaccgagtcaggtgtcgtattgttcggctttgcaaggcgaacgaatggacacctcggttgattctatcagacccgcggttctttgctggttgtgaaatgctctgggacagcattgtggaaaatgattatttatacccattttagtgaaaaaggcctaaatTTTTGGCCcactgcgcgggctacatctgtcctgctggcctgagtttttatagggtaggtcagagtgtcaaaggctagatgtgtatgaaaaattaggccttttgcaccactagtatctataatattattcatttattcaaattaaatcgtaaattacgcactctgtgcgttaaataggag
Protein-coding regions in this window:
- the LOC142656569 gene encoding uncharacterized protein LOC142656569, which encodes MRFSSDEEIKATVALARKTLVKIASKGTAISYQEIISLGSLENVVPFLEDRGFLIINKPTVASNVQYGRPSTSASTALTVPHHTAAVEDIAAIPVPDEEMEVTLIPADPEEEVTDTPFLAQPEDPREDQHNEEGRRAHEDDSAEEESDRDFQLQLESEEESNQESGTTGNFDDRTQRILQTKWTVVTRQKMKAAGLYKRHSLDEPILKGFAYYLQHTLDVPNYKQEVENLARFLYYMNPQRPNLDFVSNIEKVNSFFTKLRDLKLANQTVFNYLKHIRRFMTYQLRATNLSAERPRLFKSCNFFMDVTEDIQKRLSKGISREVVSKRYKSLTNSMKTPPECQRLLVVAKPTFLKCLKAAKDRHMKRDTQLEIIYYLEALLILRHLQRPGVVRHMTVSEWNERITHRYLGLDLVVVGVKLHKTSTHQVATYVLTKEEEMWFNVYFEIVRPMLLKNNMPTEVFFLSTSGKEIYNVSNDILRYHTKYKLPNITSQLVRRICETWTLPNFSDSEKCLFAKYLAHTNMTAERNYREKTLTDICHGYMLVMQAGGEQPQASTSRQENIQEGGQGIQREDITSHEEAQEQDYSAKEDWSESTDRGEKESLADHDDDDDDDDDWTSRAQVPSSLFIRTRSRAQRQRGEGSSSGADVTSRDTSLSAIKRVPVVLLRRIDRLLQDHLPEEDKIKRTLGHQLWGKNHPRVKDILDQWKKK